In the Gemmatimonadaceae bacterium genome, one interval contains:
- a CDS encoding nucleotidyl transferase AbiEii/AbiGii toxin family protein, which produces MRFADHRDFSELVNLTADARALLPALVEKDYWVTRVLEAIAPCEAATHCVVFKGGTSLSKAWNVIRRFSEDVDLLITGPNFGEPPTSDGVRKRVFQSLHQKITDMTGMVLPEKSTLGSREEREWYRRRSQYYMNVRYPVPGRPHQALGPAEDVVLVELGYRGGTHPHVQRTVRSMCAEYLDEVRGSALDAFAECEADLAPLSLEVLHPHRTLVEKILALSAGAVGNIPLRPRHYYDVVMVFESVPEAKDFVASEDFTKLVREAAELSNAYYGGNFDVTRLGLKTCSAFAPTADQRREFAALHQSERQMYFGDSQPSFDDLLARLEPLRDLLPD; this is translated from the coding sequence ATGCGCTTCGCCGACCACCGCGACTTTAGCGAACTCGTCAATCTGACTGCCGACGCCCGTGCACTCTTGCCCGCGTTGGTTGAGAAGGACTACTGGGTTACGCGCGTGTTGGAGGCCATCGCGCCGTGCGAAGCGGCAACGCATTGCGTCGTCTTCAAGGGCGGCACCAGTCTCTCGAAAGCATGGAACGTCATTCGCCGGTTCTCGGAAGACGTCGATCTGTTGATCACGGGCCCTAACTTCGGCGAGCCGCCGACGAGCGATGGTGTCCGCAAGCGCGTGTTCCAGTCGCTGCACCAAAAGATCACCGACATGACCGGGATGGTGCTGCCAGAGAAGAGCACGTTGGGCAGCCGAGAGGAGCGAGAGTGGTATCGCAGGCGGAGTCAATACTACATGAATGTGCGCTATCCAGTGCCCGGTCGTCCGCACCAAGCGCTCGGCCCGGCGGAGGACGTCGTTCTCGTCGAACTAGGATACCGCGGCGGGACGCACCCGCACGTACAACGGACGGTTCGCTCCATGTGCGCGGAGTACCTGGATGAGGTGCGGGGCAGCGCGCTCGACGCATTTGCCGAATGCGAGGCTGATCTGGCGCCCCTATCGCTCGAGGTGCTTCACCCCCATCGCACCCTCGTTGAGAAAATCTTGGCGCTGAGCGCCGGCGCTGTGGGTAACATCCCGCTTCGTCCACGTCACTATTACGACGTAGTCATGGTCTTCGAATCGGTACCCGAAGCTAAGGACTTCGTCGCCTCCGAAGACTTCACGAAATTGGTGCGTGAGGCCGCGGAGCTGAGCAACGCCTACTATGGGGGCAACTTCGACGTGACGCGTCTGGGTCTCAAGACCTGCTCGGCTTTCGCGCCCACAGCGGACCAACGTCGGGAATTTGCGGCTCTGCACCAAAGCGAGCGTCAGATGTACTTCGGCGACTCGCAGCCCTCTTTCGACGATCTCTTGGCGCGCCTCGAACCGCTCCGCGATTTGCTGCCGGACTAA